The following proteins come from a genomic window of Alicyclobacillus dauci:
- the hfq gene encoding RNA chaperone Hfq produces MTKQQINIQDTFLNQVRKDKIPVIVYLVNGFQIRGIVRAFDNFTIVVEAEGKQQMIYKHAISTFIPMRQVSLASEATGSESEE; encoded by the coding sequence ATGACGAAACAACAAATTAATATCCAGGATACGTTCTTGAATCAAGTTCGCAAGGACAAGATTCCGGTTATCGTATATCTTGTTAACGGATTTCAAATCCGAGGAATTGTTCGCGCATTTGACAATTTCACCATCGTGGTGGAAGCAGAGGGAAAACAGCAGATGATTTACAAACATGCCATCTCGACGTTTATTCCCATGCGACAAGTGTCACTTGCGTCGGAAGCAACTGGTTCTGAGTCAGAAGAGTAA
- the miaA gene encoding tRNA (adenosine(37)-N6)-dimethylallyltransferase MiaA translates to MTKQRVLCVVGPTAVGKSDLAVDICLKYHGEVISADSMQIYRGMDIGTAKLTTAEQRGITHHLLDIVDPTSSYTVATWKDEADKTIKSLGKRHLLPVVCGGTGLYIRAITDDLQFPERPDTLQIRARWYTFLETHGPHALHEQLERVDPLSAKRLHENDVKRVIRALEVAETADKPLSEGYDWSPKTGRYDVLLIGLFMEREALYERVNRRVDRMVDLGLFAEVRKLLEAGVTPEHTALQAIGYKEVVQCLQGECSAEEAIESIKRNTRRFVKRQLSWFRRDPRIEWFERNVDGTFPPGEEDRLWRMIADYLEGKRTMPHE, encoded by the coding sequence ATGACTAAACAACGTGTCTTATGCGTGGTCGGTCCCACAGCTGTCGGGAAAAGTGATTTGGCAGTCGACATATGCCTCAAGTACCATGGTGAAGTCATCTCTGCCGATTCCATGCAGATTTATCGCGGAATGGACATTGGCACCGCCAAGTTGACCACGGCCGAGCAACGAGGAATAACTCATCATTTATTGGATATTGTTGATCCAACGAGCTCATATACGGTTGCAACGTGGAAAGATGAGGCAGATAAAACGATCAAGTCACTCGGCAAACGCCATTTGTTACCCGTGGTCTGTGGGGGAACGGGGCTATACATTCGTGCCATAACAGACGACTTGCAGTTTCCCGAGCGACCTGATACATTACAAATTCGTGCCCGCTGGTACACGTTTCTTGAAACTCATGGTCCACACGCTTTGCACGAACAATTAGAACGAGTGGACCCACTTAGCGCAAAGCGCCTTCATGAGAACGATGTGAAACGCGTGATCCGCGCCTTGGAGGTCGCCGAGACAGCGGACAAACCGCTCTCGGAAGGATATGATTGGTCGCCGAAAACGGGTCGTTACGATGTCCTACTCATTGGGTTGTTCATGGAGCGTGAGGCGCTGTATGAGCGAGTCAACCGGAGAGTCGACAGGATGGTCGATCTGGGACTGTTCGCGGAAGTTCGGAAACTTTTAGAGGCAGGCGTAACACCGGAACACACAGCGCTTCAAGCCATCGGGTACAAAGAGGTCGTTCAATGTCTACAAGGAGAATGCTCAGCAGAAGAGGCCATTGAATCCATCAAACGGAATACTAGGCGCTTTGTCAAACGGCAATTGTCGTGGTTTCGTCGGGACCCTCGGATTGAGTGGTTTGAGCGGAACGTAGATGGCACATTTCCACCTGGAGAAGAAGACCGTCTCTGGCGAATGATCGCAGATTATCTAGAAGGAAAAAGGACCATGCCTCACGAATAA
- a CDS encoding class I SAM-dependent methyltransferase, which produces MSDLSPHLDVTHLQAVATTPRNRTPADVGLAQELAKWFSVPYVARDDRSLAQMFTDTGAEVMIIAGQPVKLLHRDATHPLFFHPSMAAQRIERMARGEEDRLLRVADVRRGDTVVDATMGLGSDALVFAHGVGIAGKVIGCEQSPLVARLLTAMQWVPNAYYGEAVDLLKRVTIIAEHHLQWLSKQPADSVDIVYFDPMFRSPAEESAGLAPLRSFAVAEPLRAESVAQAKRVARRCVVVRERPFSGVFQMYGLKADNPKRKIAYGVWRKYDD; this is translated from the coding sequence TTGTCTGACCTATCGCCTCATCTTGACGTCACACATCTTCAGGCCGTTGCCACAACCCCGCGAAATCGTACCCCTGCGGATGTGGGACTGGCACAGGAGTTGGCTAAGTGGTTTTCCGTGCCCTATGTTGCACGCGACGACCGGAGTCTGGCGCAGATGTTCACTGACACTGGAGCGGAGGTCATGATCATCGCTGGTCAGCCCGTCAAACTTCTTCACCGGGATGCGACACATCCTTTGTTCTTCCATCCGAGTATGGCGGCACAGCGAATTGAACGAATGGCACGGGGAGAGGAAGATAGGTTGCTTAGAGTAGCCGACGTTCGGCGTGGCGACACGGTCGTCGATGCCACCATGGGACTTGGTTCGGATGCACTCGTGTTTGCTCATGGGGTCGGGATCGCCGGAAAGGTTATTGGGTGCGAACAGAGTCCGCTTGTGGCGCGCTTACTGACGGCAATGCAATGGGTGCCGAACGCCTACTATGGAGAAGCGGTTGATCTATTGAAGCGTGTCACAATCATTGCAGAGCACCATTTGCAGTGGCTCTCAAAACAACCAGCGGACAGTGTGGATATCGTCTATTTCGATCCGATGTTCCGCTCGCCAGCGGAGGAGTCGGCAGGACTTGCGCCGCTTCGATCATTTGCCGTGGCTGAGCCCCTTCGCGCAGAGTCCGTGGCGCAAGCAAAACGTGTCGCACGTCGCTGTGTCGTAGTCCGCGAAAGACCATTTTCTGGCGTGTTTCAGATGTATGGACTCAAGGCCGACAACCCAAAACGAAAAATTGCGTACGGAGTGTGGCGGAAGTACGATGACTAA